A section of the Motilibacter aurantiacus genome encodes:
- a CDS encoding methyl-accepting chemotaxis protein has protein sequence MTRIAGRRIGTKVMLAVLVSGLVAVVTGAVAWSRMGTLDDDVDSLRSENISRLGNLVEVQGAFSDFFRALYLMEISTGEEKAEYAAAVEKAEADLDAAARGYATQPDASAEWKQLAGLFEENWPVYKAVVNSLVLGKEIPAGIDAGSTPQEQIQVLTAAEENVNKAIDGLGALDVELADAAAASAHSTATGARTLIVAVLVVGLLLALGLAHLIGRSVSRRLGAVRDVLGAVADGDLTVRAEAQGQDEVSEMSTAVNAAVAAVRDTVSTLAASAATLSDASSRASGSAEQMAAASADAAQETAVLATTADEVSHSVQTVAAGAEQMGAAIREIAQSAGDAASVASRAVTAAQHTTETVTKLGESSAEIGNVVKVITSIAEQTNLLALNATIEAARAGEAGKGFAVVANEVKDLAQETARATEDISRRVEAIQADTSGAVSAIEEISAIIAQVNDYQATIASAVEEQNATTSEMSRSIAEAANGTSQIARSVGGVAAATETTSTNVEQTREAAVGLSQLSGELQAAVSRFRI, from the coding sequence TTGACGCGTATCGCCGGGCGCCGGATCGGCACGAAGGTCATGCTCGCCGTCCTCGTCTCCGGGCTGGTGGCCGTGGTCACCGGTGCCGTCGCCTGGTCGCGCATGGGCACCCTGGACGACGACGTCGACAGCCTGCGCAGCGAGAACATCTCGCGCCTCGGCAACCTGGTCGAGGTGCAGGGCGCCTTCTCCGACTTCTTCCGTGCCTTGTACCTCATGGAGATCAGCACCGGGGAGGAGAAGGCCGAGTACGCCGCCGCCGTCGAGAAGGCCGAGGCCGACCTCGACGCCGCCGCCCGGGGGTACGCGACACAGCCCGACGCGAGCGCCGAGTGGAAGCAGCTGGCGGGGCTCTTCGAGGAGAACTGGCCGGTCTACAAGGCGGTCGTCAACTCCCTCGTCCTCGGCAAGGAGATCCCGGCCGGGATCGACGCGGGCTCCACGCCGCAGGAGCAGATCCAGGTGCTCACCGCGGCCGAGGAGAACGTCAACAAGGCGATCGACGGCCTCGGCGCCCTCGACGTCGAGCTCGCCGATGCCGCGGCGGCGTCCGCCCACTCCACGGCCACGGGCGCGCGCACCCTGATCGTCGCCGTGCTCGTCGTCGGGCTGCTGCTGGCGCTCGGCCTCGCCCACCTCATCGGGCGCAGCGTCTCCCGCCGGCTGGGCGCCGTCCGCGACGTCCTCGGGGCCGTCGCCGACGGCGACCTGACCGTGCGCGCCGAGGCCCAGGGCCAGGACGAGGTATCCGAGATGTCGACGGCCGTCAACGCAGCTGTCGCCGCCGTGCGCGACACCGTCTCGACCTTGGCCGCCAGCGCGGCCACGCTGTCCGACGCGTCCTCGCGCGCGAGCGGCTCGGCCGAGCAGATGGCTGCGGCGTCCGCCGACGCCGCCCAGGAGACCGCGGTGCTCGCCACCACCGCGGACGAGGTCTCGCACAGCGTGCAGACCGTCGCCGCCGGCGCAGAGCAGATGGGCGCTGCCATCCGCGAGATCGCGCAGTCGGCAGGGGACGCCGCGTCCGTGGCGAGCCGCGCCGTCACCGCCGCGCAGCACACCACCGAGACCGTCACCAAGCTCGGCGAGTCCAGCGCGGAGATCGGCAACGTGGTCAAGGTCATCACCTCGATCGCCGAGCAGACCAACCTGCTCGCGCTCAACGCCACCATCGAGGCCGCGCGGGCCGGTGAGGCCGGCAAGGGCTTCGCGGTCGTCGCGAACGAGGTCAAGGACCTGGCCCAGGAGACCGCCCGCGCGACCGAGGACATCTCGCGCCGCGTCGAGGCGATCCAGGCCGACACGTCGGGCGCGGTCTCCGCCATCGAGGAGATCAGCGCCATCATCGCCCAGGTGAACGACTACCAGGCGACGATCGCGTCAGCCGTCGAGGAGCAGAACGCCACGACGAGCGAGATGAGCCGCAGCATCGCCGAGGCGGCGAACGGAACGTCGCAGATCGCACGCAGCGTCGGCGGGGTGGCCGCGGCCACCGAGACGACGTCCACCAACGTCGAGCAGACGCGCGAGGCCGCCGTCGGCCTGTCGCAGCTGTCCGGTGAGCTTCAGGCGGCGGTGTCCCGCTTCCGCATCTGA
- a CDS encoding S8/S53 family peptidase, giving the protein MHRRSAARRRLTLVGLLCTALAVPAAGAAASGPALGAGASGSPLLRGLVDADRDRTAVVAGDRLRVTPGPAAVAASVAPAAALAASSPGGVDALVTYAPDGFAADKRDVLAAAPGDARLVRDYPHLPVHLVHLDDAAALAAVAASGGVRSVQLPRAYERQLDRSLPLVAQPVAHAAGATGAGTSVAVLDTGVDYRRSAFGSCSAPGGACAVADARDFAPEDGLLDAPDGHGTNVAGGGIPSSGRRARGTTPPPAGRRAGRRVRRSAGETRARRPRER; this is encoded by the coding sequence GTGCACCGTCGTTCCGCCGCTCGCCGGCGCCTGACCCTGGTGGGCCTGCTCTGCACCGCGCTCGCCGTGCCTGCGGCCGGCGCGGCCGCGTCGGGCCCCGCCCTCGGCGCGGGTGCGTCCGGGAGCCCGCTGCTCCGCGGCCTCGTCGACGCAGACCGGGACCGGACGGCGGTCGTCGCAGGGGACCGGCTCCGGGTGACGCCCGGCCCGGCGGCCGTCGCGGCGTCCGTGGCGCCGGCGGCCGCGCTCGCCGCGTCGTCCCCCGGCGGGGTCGACGCGCTGGTGACGTACGCGCCGGACGGCTTCGCCGCGGACAAGCGGGACGTCCTGGCCGCCGCACCGGGGGACGCGCGCCTCGTGCGGGACTACCCGCACCTGCCCGTGCACCTGGTCCACCTGGACGACGCCGCAGCACTGGCCGCCGTCGCGGCGTCCGGCGGCGTCCGGAGCGTGCAGCTGCCGCGGGCGTACGAGCGGCAGCTGGACCGGTCGCTGCCGCTCGTCGCGCAGCCTGTCGCCCACGCCGCGGGCGCGACCGGCGCCGGCACGTCGGTCGCCGTCCTCGACACCGGGGTGGACTACCGACGTAGTGCGTTCGGCAGCTGCTCGGCGCCTGGCGGTGCCTGCGCGGTGGCGGACGCCCGGGACTTCGCCCCCGAGGACGGCCTGCTCGACGCCCCCGACGGCCACGGGACCAACGTGGCCGGCGGGGGCATCCCCTCCTCCGGAAGGCGGGCCCGGGGGACAACCCCACCCCCCGCTGGTAGGAGGGCCGGACGTCGAGTTCGGCGGTCAGCAGGAGAGACGCGGGCCCGCCGTCCACGGGAGCGTTGA
- a CDS encoding MMPL family transporter — MERTTPTLPAQPSRRAARAPRGRVTRVAAWSAAHRKTALIAWIVFVALAVVLGGAAGTKTLEGSEDGSGESARVDKIVEGTSFGERPTESLLVSQPDGGQVGPEAEEAAAALRSRAGALSEVSDVEGPIRSPDGTTLLVRAVLAVPADADSERADEIAYDAVPAVQAMTAAVQADHPGVRVEQVGGASLGRAADELIGDDFKRAELTSIPVTLVILVVVFGALVAAAVPVLLALSAVGAAIGLSALASHIVPVGDLLASVILLIGMAVGVDYSLFYVRREREERARGAKPRDAIERAAETAGHTVVVSGIAVIVAMAGLFLSGSGTFVSFGIGTIIVVAVAMLGSVTVLPALLALLGDKLDRPRMPFLHKRAGRAARIEARRNSESRFWSFLLRPVLAHPKAALVAAGGALLVLAMPVLGLKLGNTGMDDLPRSVAEVRAYDRLVGAFPSEHDAHTVIVASTDGAPLDEAAVSAALNELAGTASQEPDFAPVDAADRPEPELSRDGTVARIDVPIGGSSQDREGKDTLEALRDRLGPAALGGLAGTTWGVTGDTAWTVDFIEVLKERLPVVLLFVLALTFLVLVVSFRAPVVAAVAIGLNLLSVGAAYGLLVLVFQNTWAEGLLDFRSNGSIVSWMPLFSFVILFGLSMDYTVLVVSRVREALQHGASAQEAVRTGIVRTAGVVTSAAAIMIAVFAIFGTLHLLEFKQLGIGLAAAILIDATIVRAVLLPAALALLGERAWGGPRWLGARPVRPLAPEGSRPGPELVSA; from the coding sequence ATGGAACGTACGACGCCCACCCTTCCCGCCCAGCCCTCGCGCCGTGCCGCCCGCGCACCGCGCGGCCGTGTGACCCGGGTCGCCGCGTGGAGCGCGGCCCACCGCAAGACCGCGCTCATCGCCTGGATCGTCTTCGTCGCCCTGGCCGTCGTGCTCGGCGGTGCCGCCGGCACGAAGACGCTGGAGGGCTCCGAGGACGGCAGCGGCGAGTCCGCGCGCGTGGACAAGATCGTCGAGGGCACGTCCTTCGGCGAGCGCCCCACCGAGAGCCTGCTGGTGTCCCAGCCGGACGGCGGCCAGGTCGGCCCCGAGGCCGAGGAGGCCGCCGCGGCCCTGCGGTCACGGGCCGGGGCGCTGTCCGAGGTGAGCGACGTCGAGGGCCCGATCCGCTCCCCCGACGGCACGACCCTGCTCGTGCGCGCGGTGCTCGCGGTTCCCGCGGACGCCGACTCCGAGCGGGCGGACGAGATCGCCTACGACGCCGTCCCCGCCGTGCAGGCGATGACCGCGGCGGTGCAGGCAGACCACCCGGGGGTCCGGGTGGAGCAGGTGGGCGGCGCCTCGCTGGGCCGCGCCGCGGACGAGCTGATCGGGGACGACTTCAAGCGCGCGGAGCTGACCAGCATCCCGGTGACGCTGGTGATCCTCGTCGTCGTCTTCGGCGCCCTCGTCGCGGCGGCCGTCCCGGTGCTGCTCGCGCTCTCCGCGGTGGGCGCGGCGATCGGGCTCTCCGCACTCGCGTCGCACATCGTCCCCGTCGGCGACCTGCTCGCCAGCGTCATCCTGCTCATCGGCATGGCCGTGGGCGTCGACTACTCGCTCTTCTACGTCCGACGCGAACGCGAGGAGCGCGCACGAGGGGCCAAGCCGCGTGACGCGATCGAGCGGGCCGCGGAGACCGCCGGGCACACGGTCGTGGTCTCCGGCATCGCGGTGATCGTGGCGATGGCCGGGCTCTTCCTCTCCGGCTCCGGCACGTTCGTCTCGTTCGGCATCGGCACGATCATCGTCGTCGCCGTCGCGATGCTCGGGTCGGTCACCGTCCTCCCCGCGCTGCTCGCGCTGCTCGGGGACAAGCTCGACCGGCCGCGCATGCCCTTCCTGCACAAGCGGGCCGGGCGGGCCGCGCGCATCGAGGCACGCCGGAACAGCGAGTCCCGCTTCTGGTCCTTCCTGCTCCGCCCCGTCCTCGCCCACCCGAAGGCCGCGCTGGTCGCCGCGGGAGGCGCGCTCCTCGTGCTCGCGATGCCCGTGCTCGGGCTGAAGCTGGGCAACACCGGGATGGACGACCTGCCGCGGTCGGTCGCCGAGGTCCGGGCGTACGACCGGCTCGTGGGCGCATTCCCGTCCGAGCACGACGCGCACACCGTCATCGTGGCGAGCACCGACGGGGCCCCGCTGGACGAGGCGGCGGTCTCGGCCGCCCTGAACGAGCTCGCCGGCACCGCGTCTCAGGAACCCGACTTCGCCCCTGTCGACGCCGCCGACCGCCCCGAGCCGGAGCTCTCCCGCGACGGCACGGTCGCCCGCATCGACGTGCCGATCGGCGGCAGCTCGCAGGACCGCGAGGGCAAGGACACGCTCGAGGCGCTGCGCGACCGGCTCGGCCCGGCGGCGCTCGGCGGGCTGGCCGGCACGACGTGGGGCGTCACCGGCGACACCGCCTGGACCGTCGACTTCATCGAGGTCCTCAAGGAGCGGCTCCCCGTCGTCCTGCTCTTCGTGCTCGCCCTGACGTTCCTCGTGCTCGTCGTGAGCTTCCGGGCCCCGGTCGTGGCCGCGGTGGCGATCGGGCTGAACCTGCTCTCGGTCGGGGCGGCGTACGGGCTGCTGGTCCTGGTGTTCCAGAACACCTGGGCCGAGGGGCTGCTCGACTTCCGCTCCAACGGGTCCATCGTCTCGTGGATGCCGCTGTTCTCCTTCGTCATCCTCTTCGGACTGTCGATGGACTACACGGTCCTCGTCGTCAGCCGGGTCCGCGAGGCCCTGCAGCACGGCGCCTCGGCGCAGGAGGCGGTCCGCACCGGCATCGTCCGGACGGCGGGCGTGGTCACCAGCGCGGCGGCCATCATGATCGCGGTCTTCGCGATCTTCGGGACGCTGCACCTGCTGGAGTTCAAGCAGCTGGGCATCGGACTGGCCGCGGCGATCCTGATCGACGCCACCATCGTGCGCGCGGTGCTGCTGCCGGCCGCGCTGGCCCTGCTGGGCGAGCGGGCCTGGGGCGGCCCGCGCTGGCTCGGAGCCCGGCCGGTCCGCCCGCTCGCCCCCGAGGGGAGCCGCCCGGGCCCGGAGCTGGTGAGCGCCTGA
- a CDS encoding sterol carrier family protein, which translates to MPPRRRTDPTEGRAAVGRVLAAEAPAATDLKVATRFLLEELAARAPGRTVEVRVPPYGAVQAVEGPRHTRGTPPNVVETDARTWVALATGGLSWADAVAAAQVSASGERSDLTPYLPLLRPPGA; encoded by the coding sequence GTGCCACCGCGTCGCCGAACGGACCCCACCGAGGGACGTGCCGCCGTCGGGCGGGTGCTCGCGGCCGAGGCGCCGGCCGCCACGGACCTGAAGGTGGCCACGCGCTTCCTGCTCGAGGAGCTCGCCGCCCGGGCGCCCGGCCGGACCGTCGAGGTGCGCGTCCCGCCCTACGGTGCCGTGCAGGCGGTCGAGGGCCCGCGGCACACCCGGGGCACGCCGCCCAACGTCGTCGAGACCGACGCCCGCACGTGGGTCGCGCTCGCCACCGGCGGGCTCTCCTGGGCCGACGCGGTGGCCGCCGCGCAGGTGTCGGCGAGCGGGGAGCGCAGCGACCTCACGCCCTACCTCCCCCTCCTCCGCCCCCCTGGCGCGTGA
- a CDS encoding dioxygenase family protein, which translates to MPALYLGHGAPPLLDDARWCGELSRWSAALPRPAAILVVSAHWESAPLSLSASAPGTPLVYDFGGFAEKYYRMTYATPDASALARRVAAAMPVTVEVHRHASRGLDHGAWVPLKVMYPDARIPVLQMSLPTLEPERLLELGRRLRPLRDEGVLIVGSGFLTHGLPFLRDWRVDAPAPGWSAEFDSWAAEALARGDVDELAAFRDRAPGMPYAHPTVEHFAPLFVTLGTATAADDAPETTVEGFFLGLAKRSFQVA; encoded by the coding sequence ATGCCGGCGCTCTACCTCGGCCACGGCGCCCCGCCGCTGCTGGACGACGCGCGCTGGTGCGGCGAGCTCAGCCGCTGGTCCGCCGCCCTGCCCCGGCCGGCGGCGATCCTCGTCGTGTCGGCGCACTGGGAGTCGGCACCCCTCAGCCTCAGCGCCTCCGCGCCCGGCACCCCGCTGGTCTACGACTTCGGCGGGTTCGCCGAGAAGTACTACCGGATGACGTACGCGACCCCGGACGCGAGCGCCCTCGCCCGACGGGTCGCCGCCGCCATGCCCGTCACCGTCGAGGTCCACCGGCACGCGAGCCGCGGGCTGGACCACGGCGCGTGGGTGCCACTCAAGGTCATGTATCCCGATGCACGCATCCCAGTTCTGCAGATGTCGCTGCCGACACTCGAGCCGGAGCGCCTGCTCGAGCTCGGCCGCCGGCTCCGGCCGCTGCGCGACGAGGGAGTCCTGATCGTCGGTTCGGGCTTCCTCACCCACGGGCTGCCGTTCCTGCGCGACTGGCGGGTCGACGCGCCCGCGCCCGGCTGGTCGGCGGAGTTCGACTCCTGGGCGGCCGAGGCCCTGGCCCGCGGTGACGTCGACGAGCTGGCGGCGTTCCGCGACCGCGCCCCCGGCATGCCGTACGCCCACCCGACCGTCGAGCACTTCGCCCCGCTCTTCGTGACCCTGGGCACGGCCACGGCGGCCGACGACGCACCGGAGACGACGGTCGAGGGCTTCTTCCTCGGGCTGGCGAAGCGCTCGTTCCAGGTGGCCTGA